The window TGTCGTGCGTACGAGGGCTCAGCCCTCCTTCACGAACCCTTCCGCCTTCATCCAGTCCAGTGCCACCGCGTGCGGGTCCTCGCCGTCGACGTCCACCCTGGCGTTCAGCTCCTGCGCCACGTCGTTGTCCAGCCGCCTGGTGATCGGGTCGAGGACGTCGGCGATCGCCGGATACTTCTTCAGGGTCCTGGAGTTGATCTCGGGAGCCACGTTGTAGTTGGGGAAGAACTTCTTGTCGTCCTTCATCACCGCGAGGTTCATGGACCGGATGCGTCCGTCGGTGGTGAAGACCTCCCCGTAGGTGCAGCTCCCCTTGGCGACCTGGGTGTAGATGATCCCGGTGTCCATCTGTGTGATGTTCCCGCCGGGCAGTTCCATGCCGTAGGCCTTCTCCATGCCCGGCAGCCCGTCCGCCCGGTTGGCGAACTCGCTCTCCACGCACACCGTGACGGCCCCGGGGTCGGACTTCGCGAGGGCGGCCACGTCGGAGAGCGTCTTCGTGCCGTACTTCCTGGAGTCGGCCTGGTTCATGGCGAGCGCGTACGTGTTGTTGAGCGCCGAGGGCGCCAGCCAGGTCAGCCCGTTCTTCAGGTCGGCCTCGCGCACGGCCTCCCACTGCCTGTCCGGTTCCGGGATGGGCTCGCTGTTGCCCTGGTAGGTGATCCAGGCGGTGCCCGTGTACTCGTACATGGCGTCCGCGTCCCCGCCCTTGACGGCCTCCCGGGCGCCGATGGAACCCTGGATGCCCGTGCGGTCGAGGACGTCGGCGCCGGCGGCCTGGAAGGCGATGCCCATGATCGCGCCGAGCACGAGCTGCTCGGTGAACTCCTTGGACGTCACGGTGAGATCGGCGCCCTTGAGTGGCAGCCCCTGCCCGACCGACCCCGGCTTCACGTCGTCCACCATGGGGGAACCGCTGGTCAGCCCGCAGCCGGAGGCCGCCACCAGCACCGACCCCGCCGCCAGCAGACCCGTACGCCGTCTCATGTTCCCGCCTTCAGCCCGCGCGGACCGAGCAGCAGTTCGGCCAGCGACGCGAGCCAGTCGACCAGCAGCGCCAGCGCGACGGTCAGGATCGAGCCGAGGATCAGCACCGGCATCCGCTGGTTGGTGATGCCGGTCGTGATCAGCACGCCGAGACCACCGCCCCCGCCGAACGTGGCGAGCGTCGCCGTGCCCACGTTCAGGACGAGCGCGGTACGTACACCCGCGAGGATCAGCGGTACGGCGAGGGGGAGTTCGACGCGGGCCAGCACGCCCAGCGGCGCCATGCCGATGCCCCGGGCGGCCTCCAGGAGCGTCGGGTCGTTCGCCTTCAGCCCGGCGATCGTGTTCGACAGGACCGGCAGGACGGCGTACGCGATGATGCCGATCAGCGCCGCCCTGCGGCCGATGCCCAGCCAGATCACCAGCAGGGCCAGCAGGCCGATCGCGGGTGTCGCCTGCCCCATGTTGGCGAAGGTCATCGCCACCGGCGTGGCCCTGCGAAAGGCCCTGCGTGTCAGGAGGATGCCCAGCGGGATCGCGATGATCAGCACGAAGAAGGTGGAGATCACGGTCAGCTCGATGTGCTGCCGCAGCGCCTTCCACACCTGGCCGTTCGACAGCGCGTTCTCGGAGAGCGGGTCCAGGTCCGCCTGCCGGAACCACAACCAGGTGGCGAGCAGCCCGGCGGCGAGCACGGCGGGCAGAAAGGTCAGCTTCCGCCAACCGACCCTGGGCGCCCGCGAGACGGACGCGGCCCCGGAAGCACCTCCGTCGGACCCGGCCTCCCGGCCGGCCTCCTGCCCGTCGTCCTCGAAGCCCGTGTCACCGTCCTCGAATCCGGTGTCACCGTCCCCGGACCCCTTACCGGCACCCGAGGACCCCGTACAGGTGTCGCGGCCCGCTCGGCCGGTCCCGGGAGGCCTCACGCCTTCGCCTCCCCGCCGGCCGCGCCCTCCTGCTCGTGATGGGTCTGCCCGGCGCGTGCCTCCTCCAGCTCGTGCTGGTGCTCCATCGCGTCGAGCCGGTCGGCCTCCAGCATCTCGTGCACGGAGTTCATCAGCGTCTCCACGTCCACCACGCCGGTGTACTCGCCGCGCCGACCGGTCACCACGACCCGCCCCGCGTTGTCCGTGAGCACGGCCTCCAGCGCGTCCCGCAGCGTCGCGTCCCGGGTCACGGTGTCGTGCACCAACGTGCCGGCCCTGGCCAACGAGCCCCGGGCACGCATCAGATCCCCGCGTCGCAGCCACTTGTAGGGCCGCCCCCGCCGGTCGAGCAGCAGGATCTCGTTGGTACCGCTCGCCCTGATCTTGTTGAAGATCTCCTGCAGCGGATCGTCGACGGTCACGGTCGGATAGCCGGTGATCTCCACATCCCGCACGCGCGTCAGGTTCAGCCGCTTCAGGGCGGCGCCCGCGCCCACGAACCCGGACACGAAGTCGTCGGCCGGATTGGTGAGGATCGCCTCCGGGGTGTCGAACTGCGCGATGTGCGACCGCTCCCGCAGCACGGCGATGCGGTCGCCCAGCTTGATGGCCTCGTCGAAGTCGTGGGTGACGAAGACGATGGTCTTGTGCAGCTCGTGCTGCAGCCGGATCAGTTCGTCCTGGAGGTGATCACGGGTGATGGGATCGACGGCCCCGAACGGCTCGTCCATCAACAGCACGGGCGGATCGGCGGCCAACGCCCGCGCGACTCCCACCCGTTGCTGCTGCCCGCCGGACAACTGCCGCGGATAGCGCCCGTGGAACTCGCCGGGATCCAGCCCGACCAGATCGAGCATCTCCTCGATCCGGTCCGCGATCCGCCGCTTCGGCCACCCCACCATCCTCGGCACGAGTCCGATGTTCTGGGCGACCGTCATGTGCGGGAAGAGCCCCGAGGACTGGATGGCGTACCCGATCTTCCGCCGCAGCTTCACGGGATCCATGTGGGTGACGTCCTCACCGCCGATCCGGATCCGCCCGCCGGTGGGCTCGATCAGCCGGTTGATCATCTTCAGGGTGGTGGACTTCCCGCACCCCGAGGGCCCCACGAAGACGACGAGCTCACCGGCGTCGATCTCCATGCTGACGCTGTCCACCGCGGGGGCGGAACTCCCCGGATACCGCTTGGTGAGGTTCTCCAGCCGGATGGTGGCCCCGGTCGCGTCCCGCTCCCGCGTCCCTGCGGACGCAGACACCTCGGGTGTCTCAGATGTCGCAGGCGTCTCAAATGCCTCGGGTGTCTCAGGCACGAATCCCCCTGGGGATGGTCAGCCGCCCGACGAGGACGTACGCGGCGTCGAACAGCAACGCCAGGACGATGATCCCGAGCGTGCCCGCGAGCACTTGGTTGAGCGCGTTCTTGCTGCCCAGTGAGGCGATGCCGCGGAAGATCTCATTGCCGAGGCCGGGCCCGGAGGCGTAGGCGGCGATGGCGGCGATGCCCATCAGCATCTGCGTCGAGACCCGGATGCCCGTCAGGATCGGCGGCCAGGCCAGCGGCAGCTCGACCCGCACCAGACGGGCGAGCCGCGACATCCCGATGCCCGTCGCCGCGTCCACCAGCGACGGGTCGACCCCGCGCAGCCCGACGATCGAGTTGCGGACGATCGGCAGCAGCCCGTACAGGGTCAGGGCGATGACCGTGGGAGGGACACCGAGCCCCACGATGGGGATCAGCAGGCCGATCATGGCGAGCGAGGGGATGGTCAGCAGGGTCGAGGTCGCGGTCGTCGCGAGGCTCCCGCCCCATTCGCTGCGGTAGGCGACGACACCGATGGTCACCCCCACCACCGTCGCGACGACCATGCACTGGAATACGGCGCTGGCGTGCTGGTAGGCGTCGGCGAGGAGCTGCTGATGGCGGCTGTCGAGGTACTCCCAGAAGTTCACCCGCCGTCACCCCGCTCGGTCGCCTCAGTCGTCGTCCTGCGCTGCCTGCTCCACCAGCGGGATGATCCGCAGCGGCACGGGGTTCTCCATGACGATCGCCGTGGAGGCCCGGACGATGCCATCAAAACCGACAACCCGGTCGATCACGCGTTGAAGGTCGGCGTTGGACCGGGCCACGAGCCGGCACATCATGTCCCCACCGCCCGTGGTCGTGTGCAGCTCCAGCACCTCGGGCACGGTCGCCAAGTGCGCCCGGACGTCCGCCCCTTGCCCCTGCCGGATCTGGAGGGTCGCGAAGGCGGTGACGGGATATCCGAGGGCCGTGGGATCCACCTGCGGCCCGAACCCCCGGATGACGCCATTCGACTGAAGCCGGTCCAGCCGCGCCTGCACGGTCCCGCGTGCGACACCGAGCCGACGGGACATCTCGAGCACGCCGATTCGCGGCTCCTCGGCGAGCAGCACGATGAGCCGGCCGTCCAGATGATCGATCGCCACAAGGACCTCCGCAATGGTCATCCTGTACAGAACGCCCGACAGTACGGGTATTCCACTGAACAGTTTGCCCAGCGGATTCGCAAAGTGTTGCGCACCTTGCGGAGCGGGGCGACCCTGCACCCATGACGCAGACCACACACCACACCCCGGACACCGCGCGGCAGGCAGACCCCTTCCCGGTCAAGGGAATGGACGCGGTCGTCTTCGCCGTGGGCAACGCCAAGCAGGCCGCGCACTACTACTCCACCGCCTTCGGCATGACGCTCGTCGCGTACTCCGGACCGGAGAACGGCAGCCGCGAGACCGCCTCGTACGTCCTGACGAACGGCTCGGCGCGCTTCGTCCTCACCTCCGTCATCAAGCCCGCCACGCCGTGGGGCCACTTCCTCACGGAGCACGTGGCCGAACACGGCGACGGGGTGGTCGACCTCGCGATCGAGGTCCCGGACGCCCGGGCCGCGTTCGCGTACGCCGTGGAGCACGGCGCCACCGCGGTCACCGAGCCGTACGAGCTGAAGGACGAGCACGGCACGGTCGTCCTCGCCGCGATCGCCACGTACGGCAAGACCCGCCACACCCTGGTCGAGCGCAAGGGCTACGACGGCCCCTACCTCCCGGGGTTCGC of the Streptomyces aurantiacus genome contains:
- a CDS encoding glycine betaine ABC transporter substrate-binding protein, translating into MRRRTGLLAAGSVLVAASGCGLTSGSPMVDDVKPGSVGQGLPLKGADLTVTSKEFTEQLVLGAIMGIAFQAAGADVLDRTGIQGSIGAREAVKGGDADAMYEYTGTAWITYQGNSEPIPEPDRQWEAVREADLKNGLTWLAPSALNNTYALAMNQADSRKYGTKTLSDVAALAKSDPGAVTVCVESEFANRADGLPGMEKAYGMELPGGNITQMDTGIIYTQVAKGSCTYGEVFTTDGRIRSMNLAVMKDDKKFFPNYNVAPEINSRTLKKYPAIADVLDPITRRLDNDVAQELNARVDVDGEDPHAVALDWMKAEGFVKEG
- a CDS encoding ABC transporter permease; this translates as MRPPGTGRAGRDTCTGSSGAGKGSGDGDTGFEDGDTGFEDDGQEAGREAGSDGGASGAASVSRAPRVGWRKLTFLPAVLAAGLLATWLWFRQADLDPLSENALSNGQVWKALRQHIELTVISTFFVLIIAIPLGILLTRRAFRRATPVAMTFANMGQATPAIGLLALLVIWLGIGRRAALIGIIAYAVLPVLSNTIAGLKANDPTLLEAARGIGMAPLGVLARVELPLAVPLILAGVRTALVLNVGTATLATFGGGGGLGVLITTGITNQRMPVLILGSILTVALALLVDWLASLAELLLGPRGLKAGT
- a CDS encoding ABC transporter ATP-binding protein, with the protein product MSASAGTRERDATGATIRLENLTKRYPGSSAPAVDSVSMEIDAGELVVFVGPSGCGKSTTLKMINRLIEPTGGRIRIGGEDVTHMDPVKLRRKIGYAIQSSGLFPHMTVAQNIGLVPRMVGWPKRRIADRIEEMLDLVGLDPGEFHGRYPRQLSGGQQQRVGVARALAADPPVLLMDEPFGAVDPITRDHLQDELIRLQHELHKTIVFVTHDFDEAIKLGDRIAVLRERSHIAQFDTPEAILTNPADDFVSGFVGAGAALKRLNLTRVRDVEITGYPTVTVDDPLQEIFNKIRASGTNEILLLDRRGRPYKWLRRGDLMRARGSLARAGTLVHDTVTRDATLRDALEAVLTDNAGRVVVTGRRGEYTGVVDVETLMNSVHEMLEADRLDAMEHQHELEEARAGQTHHEQEGAAGGEAKA
- a CDS encoding ABC transporter permease; this encodes MNFWEYLDSRHQQLLADAYQHASAVFQCMVVATVVGVTIGVVAYRSEWGGSLATTATSTLLTIPSLAMIGLLIPIVGLGVPPTVIALTLYGLLPIVRNSIVGLRGVDPSLVDAATGIGMSRLARLVRVELPLAWPPILTGIRVSTQMLMGIAAIAAYASGPGLGNEIFRGIASLGSKNALNQVLAGTLGIIVLALLFDAAYVLVGRLTIPRGIRA
- a CDS encoding Lrp/AsnC family transcriptional regulator, producing the protein MTIAEVLVAIDHLDGRLIVLLAEEPRIGVLEMSRRLGVARGTVQARLDRLQSNGVIRGFGPQVDPTALGYPVTAFATLQIRQGQGADVRAHLATVPEVLELHTTTGGGDMMCRLVARSNADLQRVIDRVVGFDGIVRASTAIVMENPVPLRIIPLVEQAAQDDD